In Fusarium oxysporum Fo47 chromosome IX, complete sequence, the following proteins share a genomic window:
- a CDS encoding hemolysin-III related-domain-containing protein — protein sequence MADTQPYGVRNRRPSVTDNLINAAKNFESKFEQSLLILWDDLPAWRRDNAFILSGYRQSHGSYAHSFRSLFYLHNESVNIWSHLLGAIVFLASAAYVDRVVRPRYESASSADVLVFACFFGGAVVCLGMSATYHTLSNHSDTVSKWGNKLDYTGIVALIVGSYVPALYYGFFCLPNLMVFYLWVVSL from the coding sequence ATGGCCGATACTCAGCCCTACGGCGTTCGCAATCGCCGGCCTTCAGTCACAGACAACCTTATCAATGCCGCTAAGAACTTCGAATCAAAGTTTGAACAATCTCTACTCATTCTGTGGGATGATCTCCCAGCTTGGCGTCGCGACAATGCCTTCATCCTCTCGGGCTACCGCCAATCTCATGGCTCTTATGCCCATTCATTCCGCTCCCTCTTTTACCTCCACAATGAGTCCGTTAATATCTGGTCTCACCTCCTCGGTGCCATAGTTTTTCTCGCTAGTGCAGCCTACGTTGATCGAGTTGTCCGGCCACGGTACGAAAGCGCAAGCAGTGCTGATGTACTCGTCTTTGCATGCTTCTTTGGAGGCGCTGTTGTATGTCTGGGGATGAGTGCTACGTACCACACTTTGTCGAATCACAGCGATACTGTTTCAAAGTGGGGTAACAAGTTGGATTACACAGGCATCGTGGCTTTGATCGTTGGCAGCTATGTTCCTGCTCTGTATTACGGCTTTTTCTGTTTGCCTAATTTGATGGTTTTCTATTTATGGGTTGTAAGTCTGTAA
- a CDS encoding cytidine deaminase-like protein, with product MGSAVYPKFEVGDHVALMEFALTQAKKSPPAANKFCVGAVLVDAAKGRVISTGYSLEYPRDYKGDPGTTHAEQCCFIKIADEHNLPEGRIHEVLPTDTSLYTTMEPCNERLSGNMTCVTRILRLKSAIKTVYVGIREPGTFIANNDGQQRLEANGVKVVYPVEHWRDRIIEISMAGH from the coding sequence ATGGGTTCAGCGGTCTATCCAAAGTTTGAAGTTGGTGACCATGTAGCTCTCATGGAGTTTGCCCTCACTCAAGCAAAGAAGTCACCGCCAGCTGCCAACAAGTTCTGCGTCGGGGCCGTACTTGTTGACGCAGCCAAAGGCAGAGTTATATCGACAGGCTACTCGCTAGAATATCCGCGAGACTATAAAGGAGACCCAGGGACAACACACGCAGAGCAGTGTTGTTTTATTAAGATCGCTGATGAGCACAACCTTCCTGAAGGACGCATTCACGAGGTCCTTCCAACAGATACGTCACTGTATACAACCATGGAACCTTGCAATGAGAGACTGAGCGGCAACATGACTTGCGTGACTAGGATCTTGAGACTCAAGAGCGCCATCAAGACTGTTTATGTGGGGATCAGGGAACCAGGGACCTTTATTGCAAACAATGACGGACAGCAAAGACTTGAAGCAAATGGTGTCAAGGTCGTGTACCCCGTTGAACACTGGCGTGACAGGATCATTGAGATCTCAATGGCTGGGCACTGA
- a CDS encoding uncharacterized protein (expressed protein), which translates to MVRQPIEHLVDGIKLVFNGLQLLIKDSLKIIPRSVKNNNAWHGCALYTTPLSSTDRKA; encoded by the coding sequence ATGGTTCGTCAGCCGATCGAgcatcttgttgatggcatcAAGCTTGTCTTTAATGGGCTGCagcttctcatcaaagattctctcaagatcatcccTCGAAGCGTGAAAAATAATAATGCCTGGCATGGCTGCGCTTTGTACACAACGCCCTTGTCTTCTACCGATCGAAAGGCTTAG
- a CDS encoding WD40-repeat-containing domain protein: MRTRRSNRTKRYTVEKYDFEGSSDEEALDRASKHAERDENFDETAAAEESAEELALGQEHDENEDAESDGPVSEPDGVLDRFARQRVKPIRPFNVRAAGFTGYLDLEPVADGRIVRSYWGPYDRGFKGKQLVEAWYGRHEDGVKLVTGMLDRWMDWTVLPPKIQDDEGQKDRGVWSPNFFEREAYSAEHWYERVRESLPEANAMVPLSTEEVPRYQFKRDPMPVLLGPPTSQQEVKFEPGDAYSISQNGLPMQNDDAPFGWILDAGGIVTGMDWAPLNNANSPQLLALCVIPHSDQELYDYEQESLNPEFQKYGTVQLWEFVGERQENGFARPSVQPPILRKTICLEFGRARRVKWSPACGFLAILCDDGNVYVVEAGDGGGGSYGKFKKVMQPIAVFGFPDEDVKATALTWINFNRLVLGYTDGSIAIWSLRPHRLLSRHPVHHNIVVDLVSGYPAMPYLVASTPVGGTVKLLDLRAPSYESTEVQNLTVGTQPNLLGYSDHLLGFYSMYPSAGVLNTHIGFMHHSQFPVARRVFTGESFPSCLAVGRTHPYLLVGSLDGSLWAINPQVELFTTRREPTDRIRVFHHEHRPAKLFPAESPAAARGVSRIATGFILERSLTKHSAHKPPVKKGKKPKKKDTDTAVGDDEEEGGAIMDPTRAIIYEPLTRITVAEWNPNEEYGCWAAVAMGSGLVRITDLGLTITEEQAN; encoded by the exons ATGAGAACCCGGAGATCTAATCGCACGAAGCGATACACGGTAGAGAAGTACGACTTCGAAGGTAGTTCCGACGAAGAAGCTCTCGATCGCGCTTCCAAACACGCAGAACGGGATGAaaactttgatgagactgccGCTGCAGAAGAAAGTGCCGAAGAGCTCGCCCTTGGCCAAGAGCACGACGAAAATGAAGATGCAGAATCCGACGGTCCTGTGAGCGAACCAGATGGTGTTCTGGACAGATTTGCGCGTCAACGTGTCAAGCCTATTAGGCCCTTCAACGTTCGCGCAGCGGGCTTCACGGGATACCTCGATCTTGAGCCTGTGGCGGATGGACGCATTGTGAGATCGTATTGGGGGCCCTACGACCGCGGTTTTAAAGGCAAGCAGCTCGTTGAGGCGTGGTACGGACGTCATGAGGATGGTGTCAAGCTGGTCACGGGTATGTTGGATCGTTGGATGGACTGGACAGTGCTTCCTCCGAAAATTCAGGACGATGAGGGACAGAAAGACCGAGGTGTTTGGTCGCCTAACTTCTTCGAAAGGGAAGCTTACAGCGCTGAGCATTGGTATGAGCGCGTCAGGGAGAGTTTGCCAGAAGCAAATGCGATGGTACCACTGTCGACCGAGGAAGTTCCACGGTACCAGTTTAAGAGAGACCCAATGCCAGTATTATTAGGGCCGCCCACATCGCAACAAGAGGTCAAATTCGAACCTGGTGACGCATACTCTATATCTCAGAATGGCCTCCCAATGCAAAATGATGACGCGCCCTTTGGGTGGATTTTAGATGCCGGCGGTATTGTCACCGGCATGGACTGGGCACCTCTGAACAACGCCAACTCGCCGCAACTTCTTGCCCTATGCGTTATTCCACATTCCGATCAGGAGCTCTACGACTACGAGCAGGAATCTTTGAATCCAGAGTTTCAAAAGTACGGTACTGTGCAGCTTTGGGAGTTCGTCGGCGAGCGGCAAGAGAATGGCTTTGCTCGACCTTCAGTGCAACCTCCAATACTGCGCAAGACGATATGTCTCGAATTTGGGCGGGCTCGAAGAGTGAAATGGAGTCCTGCATGCGGCTTCTTGGCCATTCTTTGCGATGACGGAAACGTGTACGTGGTGgaggctggtgatggtggaGGGGGAAGTTATGGCAAGTTCA AAAAGGTTATGCAGCCAATAGCTGTGTTCGGCTTCCCAGACGAAGACGTCAAAGCGACAGCTCTTACATGGATCAATTTCAACCGGCTGGTGCTGGGTTATACGGACGGTTCTATTGCTATTTGGTCCCTACGTCCTCATCGCCTCCTATCGCGACATCCTGTCCACCACAATATCGTAGTCGACCTCGTCTCTGGCTATCCAGCGATGCCATATCTCGTTGCCTCAACCCCTGTCGGCGGAACtgtcaagctgcttgacCTTCGTGCGCCAAGCTACGAGTCAACCGAAGTCCAGAACCTTACAGTTGGAACACAACCAAATCTGCTTGGATACAGCGACCACCTGCTTGGCTTCTACTCCATGTACCCATCCGCCGGTGTACTGAATACCCACATCGGCTTCATGCACCATTCGCAATTCCCTGTTGCGCGTCGCGTCTTTACAGGGGAAAGTTTCCCTTCCTGTCTCGCAGTCGGACGAACACATCCATACCTCCTCGTCGGTTCTCTAGACGGCTCGCTGTGGGCTATCAATCCCCAGGTTGAACTCTTCACCACAAGGCGTGAACCCACGGACCGTATCCGAGTCTTCCATCACGAACATCGCCCCGCAAAGCTTTTTCCAGCTGAGTCACCCGCGGCGGCACGAGGAGTCTCAAGAATAGCGACTGGCTTCATATTGGAGCGCAGCCTAACTAAACATTCAGCCCATAAACCGCCGGTCAAGAAAgggaagaagccaaagaagaaggatacCGACACAGCTGTCggcgacgatgaagaagaagggggTGCTATCATGGATCCGACCCGAGCCATCATTTACGAGCCATTGACGAGGATCACCGTGGCCGAATGGAATCCTAACGAAGAGTATGGATGTTGGGCTGCAGTGGCGATGGGCTCAGGTCTGGTGAGGATCACAGATCTTGGTTTGACAATAACAGAAGAGCAAGCCAATTAG
- a CDS encoding translation machinery associated TMA7 gives MGGTNREGGKVKPLKQAKKAQKDLDDDDKAFLEKKRADEKARKELAAKAGGKGPLNTGGQGIKKSGKK, from the exons ATGGGTGGCACTAACCGAGAAG GCGGCAAGGTCAAGCCCTTGaagcaggccaagaaggcccaGAAGGAcctcgacgacgatgacaaGGCTTtcctcgagaagaagcgCGCCG ACGAGAAGGCTCGCAAGGAGCTTGCCGCTAAGGCTGGAGGCAAGGGCCCTCTCAACACTGGTGGCCAGGGCATCAAGAAGAGTGGAAAGAAATAG
- a CDS encoding kinase-like domain-containing protein, with product MASSSDEGEIVENGAEDLKATSLQHTGGSSVDRQDRNKSRLSTPDHDSASRYSNGSRRSISPRGYKRSHDERDRDRDHYNSRPRDQGYRRNYEDSRRDDHRKPRGQYDDLDRPASRASNFSYGGRDRSRDRDNYRDGDRDRYSNKRPRNRSRSPQRSRPSDRGRFDRFVREGQYDRRDDGPRELKYDESTRNGGSMSKRTTVGEASRAQGHHAKPEQGLTNGHGTSKASQQEPAAQKEPERKSEPEPEPDYEEPEPFDEEAEIERRRKRREEILAKHSSATPLLLHAVGAAASKAHGASPASTTPDTPMRAQSDIESPRTPRSDIASPRSPGSHIEMSPGGINFLDDKNLMNSHGKAQPDEEDGPSAADYDPTGDMKEDERRHELRHGNVVLHGEQHPIATEQQPQEDVQEGSTEKAGGDDDDDDFDMFAEDFDEEKYATKPVEPVAPIEGDGKAPDVPAIKGGILEGDDKDGYYKIRIGEVLNGRYQIQAALGRGMFSGVARAVDITTKELVAIKMMRNNDALRKGGYTEIAILEKLNEADPEGRKHIIKFIRQFDYKGHLCMVFENLSMNLREVLRKFGNNVGINLGATRAYAYQIFIALAHMRKCSIIHADLKPDNILVNESHNVLKICDLGTAIDKTDAATAHMDVTPYLVSRFYRAPEIILGIPYDYAVDMWSIGCTLYEMYTGKILFAGDSNNQMLKAIMEIRGRLTPKLFKRGQLSPAHFDDKGQFVSIERDKVLGKTTVRTMAVVKPTRDLRTRLMAASSGMNDAETRDLNHFIDLLEHCLTLNPDKRMKPADALRHPFFTARPGHVRR from the exons ATGGCGTCGAGTTCGGACGAAGGCGAGATCGTCGAGAACGGCGCTGAAGATTTGAAGGCAACTTCACTGCAGCATACTGGAGGAAGCAGTGTTGACCGTCAAGACAGAAACAAAAGTAGACTTTCGACTCCGGATCACGATTCGGCTTCTAGATACAGCAACGGTTCACGACGAAGCATTTCACCCCGTGGCTACAAGCGATCGCACGAcgaaagagacagagacaggGATCACTACAACTCCAGGCCTCGCGATCAAGGCTATCGCCGGAACTACGAGGACTCGCGACGTGACGACCATCGCAAGCCGCGAGGACAATACGATGACCTAGATCGACCTGCATCGCGCGCATCAAATTTCAGCTACGGGGGCCGCGATCGGAGCCGCGACCGAGACAACTACCGCGATGGAGACCGAGATCGGTATTCCAACAAACGACCTCGAAACAGGAGTCGCTCTCCTCAAAGATCCCGACCTTCGGATAGGGGCAGGTTTGATCGTTTTGTCAGAGAAGGCCAATACGATCGTCGCGACGATGGGCCGAGGGAACTTAAGTATGATGAAAGCACGAGAAATGGCGGTTCTATGTCCAAGAGAACGACTGTAGGAGAGGCTTCACGCGCCCAAGGACATCATGCTAAACCTGAACAAGGCCTTACAAATGGACATGGCACTTCCAAGGCTTCTCAGCA GGAGCCAGCAGCTCAGAAGGAACCCGAACGAAAATCGGAACCTGAACCAGAGCCCGACTACGAAGAGCCAGAGCCTTTTGACGAAGAAGCTGAAATTGAGCGACGCCGCAAGCGACGTGAGGAGATTCTGGCTAAGCACAGTTCTGCAactcctctccttctccatgCTGTAGGTGCTGCTGCAAGTAAAGCTCACGGAGCTTCTCCTGCATCCACCACGCCCGACACGCCCATGAGAGCACAGTCCGACATTGAAAGCCCCCGCACTCCCCGTTCAG ATATCGCATCACCGCGCTCTCCCGGATCACATATCGAAATGTCTCCTGGGGGTATCAACTTCCTCGATGACAAAAACCTGATGAACAGCCACGGGAAGGCTCAGCCAGACGAGGAGGATGGCCCCTCAGCCGCTGACTACGATCCTACTGGAGACATGAAGGAGGATGAACGACGACATGAGCTCCGGCACGGAAACGTCGTGCTTCATGGTGAGCAGCATCCCATTGCAACGGAACAACAGCCACAGGAAGATGTTCAAGAAGGTTCTACCGAAAAAGCCGGcggtgatgacgacgatgatgacttcGATATGTTTGCGGAAGACTTTGACGAGGAAAAGTATGCCACAAAACCTGTCGAGCCGGTCGCGCCTATCGAGGGCGACGGCAAGGCCCCTGATGTCCCAGCTATCAAGGGAGGTATTCTCGAAGGTGACGACAAAGATGGCTACTACAAGATTCGTATCGGTGAAGTCTTGAATGGTCGGTATCAGATCCAGGCAGCACTGGGAAGGGGTATGTTCTCAGGGGTAGCCCGTGCCGTCGACATCACCACGAAGGAGCTCGTCGCTATCAAGATGATGCGAAACAATGATGCCCTCCGAAAGGGAGGATACACAGAGATTGCTATtctggagaagctcaacgagGCCGACCCTGAGGGTCGCAAGCACATCATCAAGTTTATCCGCCAGTTCGACTACAAGGGCCATCTGTGCATGGTATTCGAGAACCTGAGCATGAACCTGCGAGAGGTTTTGCGAAAGTTTGGTAACAATGTGGGTATCAATCTTGGAGCGACGCGAGCATACGCCTACCAGATCTTTATCGCTCTCGCGCACATGCGAAAGTGCAGTATCATTCATGCTGATCTCAAGCCGGACAACATCTTG GTAAACGAGAGTCACAACGTGCTAAAGATCTGTGATTTGGGTACGGCTATCGACAAGACGGATGCGGCGACAGCGCACATGGATGTCACTCCATACCTCGTCAGTCGATTCTATCGAGCGCCGGAGATTATTCTGGGCATTCCTTACGATTACGCCGTCGACATGTGGTCCATCGGCTGCACGTTGTATGAGATGTACACCGGCAAAATCCTCTTTGCTGGAGACAGCAACAATCAGATGCTCAAGGCAATTATGGAGATCAGAGGAAGGTTAACGCCGAAGTTGTTCAAGCGTGGTCAACTATCGCCAGCTCATTTCGACGACAAGGGACAATTCGTCAGCATCGAACGAGACAAGGTTCTCGGCAAG ACAACCGTCCGAACGATGGCGGTGGTAAAGCCAACTCGGGATCTACGGACAAGACTAATGGCTGCGTCGTCAGGGATGAATGACGCGGAAACGAGGGATCTGAACCACTTCATTGATCTCCTCGAGCACTGTCTTACACTCAATCCCGACAAAAGGATGAAGCCGGCTGATGCACTGCGCCATCCCTTCTTTACTGCACGGCCGGGACATGTACGTCGGTAA
- a CDS encoding nucleotide-diphospho-sugar transferase: MVANTNKYSVILPTYNERKNLPIITWLLNRTFTENNLDWELIIVDDGSPDGTQEVAQQLVKVYSPHVVLKPRAGKLGLGTAYVHGLKFVTGNFVIIMDADFSHHPKFIPEMVALQAKGNYDIVTGTRYAGNGGVFGWDLKRKFVSRGANLFADTVLRPGVSDLTGSFRLYKRAALEKAIASTESKGYSFQMELMVRAKAMGCTVAEVPISFVDRLYGESKLGGDEIVQYAQGVFNLWLKV; the protein is encoded by the exons ATGGTCGCAAACACGAACAAGTACTCGGTTATCTTGCCAACCTACAATGAGCGCAAGAACCTGCCCATCATTACCTGGTTGTTGAACCGTACCTTTACTGAGAA CAACCTCGATTGGgaactcatcatcgtcgacgACGGCTCCCCCGATGGAACCCAAGAAGTTGCCCAGCAGCTCGTCAAGGTCTACTCCCCCCACGTTGTCCTCAAGCCCCGCGCTGGCAAACTCGGTCTCGGAACAGCCTACGTCCACGGTCTCAAGTTTGTCACCGGCAATtttgtcatcatcatggacGCCGACTTCTCCCATCACCCCAAGTTCATCCCCGAGATGGTCGCTCTCCAGGCCAAGGGCAACTACGATATCGTCACGGGTACTCGCTACGCTGGAAACGGTGGTGTCTTCGGTTGGGATCTCAAGCGCAAGTTCGTCAGCCGTGGTGCCAACTTGTTCGCCGATACTGTCCTCCGCCCTGGCGTGAGTGACCTCACGGGCAGCTTCCGACTGTACAAGCGTGCTGCGCTAGAGAAGGCTATTGCTAGCACTGAGAGCAAGGGATACAGTTTCCAGATGGAGCTTATGGTGCGAGCGAAGGCTATGGGATGCACTGTCGCTGAGGTTCCCATCTCTTTCGTCGATCGTCTTTATGGAGAGAGCAagcttggtggtgatgagattgttCAGTATGCCCAGGGTGTCTTCAACTTGTGGCTCAAGGTCTAA